A region from the Chlamydiales bacterium genome encodes:
- a CDS encoding HigA family addiction module antidote protein yields MLPTHRKPTSPGKILLEEFLIPLGISQSEFALHLGGRWTQAKLSAIIHGKRSITEEIALDFSDALGTSPEFWIALQD; encoded by the coding sequence ATGCTACCTACACACAGAAAGCCGACCTCACCAGGAAAAATTTTGTTAGAGGAGTTCCTAATCCCCCTGGGGATCTCCCAGTCGGAATTTGCATTACATTTGGGGGGAAGATGGACCCAAGCAAAACTGAGCGCCATCATTCATGGTAAGCGTTCGATTACTGAAGAAATTGCTCTGGATTTTTCTGATGCATTGGGAACTTCACCCGAATTTTGGATTGCCCTTCAAGATTAA
- a CDS encoding leucine-rich repeat domain-containing protein — protein MALRAVSRPRPLEDTEGVLPLILSFCDREKSLSLVSRAFRDSNRYPMVDVGLQILMRGADYEAQMVRESRRFINAGESQEQACTRQRGELAGRFSLIRAQFSLVEMGLFAELFSRLFSRLIHTDPKTLIFFGEMNEAYRTFNQTLVEAEAAREAAKDAILQIMKRYVCRESLRLRAEHVFRGRLDPDAELLHTQSAACLRELHLSQRNRLSVHGEMFADFVRHTETSKNSFSVERFVQQEGPCIAIESKEDFALVRLWDDLRLNSPAIFPAQVARDAQSIREWMNTHDAELQQITYLPLFNYATLPPEIGKFRGLTRLDISIVQNNEFAAPYMLLRTLPDELANLTNLTRLTIRVSDFESIPEVLSRVNATVTIERNLTRDGNLRRAILPESVARQHCSGIMSHLREFHWGAIGRAARRVNIGDEEFPLFMGLKRPQELAEIPFFLWFRDTFSIPYLHQLGDPFFNTMYVIENTLRELIERVPFLEIPVGIAMMVGIAATGLTFLPPMFLLNLPILLFNLLLDYTVQPAVTLCRSLLGYNPMVRLPA, from the coding sequence ATGGCATTAAGAGCTGTTTCTCGTCCACGCCCTCTAGAAGATACCGAGGGTGTTCTGCCGCTTATCTTGAGCTTCTGCGACAGGGAGAAGTCTCTCTCTCTCGTCAGCCGCGCTTTTCGCGATAGCAACAGATATCCCATGGTGGATGTGGGCCTGCAGATTCTCATGAGAGGTGCTGACTATGAGGCGCAGATGGTGCGAGAGAGCAGACGCTTCATCAATGCGGGCGAATCTCAAGAGCAAGCGTGCACGCGTCAGCGGGGTGAGCTAGCAGGACGTTTCAGTCTAATTAGAGCCCAGTTTTCACTAGTAGAAATGGGATTATTTGCAGAGCTCTTTTCTCGACTCTTTTCTAGACTTATTCATACTGATCCTAAGACTCTTATTTTTTTTGGCGAGATGAATGAAGCGTATCGCACCTTCAATCAAACTCTCGTCGAAGCAGAGGCCGCTCGAGAGGCTGCGAAAGATGCCATTCTGCAAATCATGAAGAGATATGTTTGTAGGGAGAGTTTACGCCTGCGTGCCGAGCACGTATTTCGAGGACGCCTAGACCCAGATGCAGAACTTCTCCATACTCAGAGTGCTGCTTGTTTAAGAGAGCTCCATCTAAGTCAACGAAATAGACTCTCTGTTCATGGGGAGATGTTTGCAGATTTTGTTCGCCACACAGAGACCAGCAAAAACTCATTTAGTGTAGAGAGATTTGTGCAGCAGGAAGGGCCTTGCATCGCAATAGAGTCTAAAGAAGACTTTGCACTAGTACGCCTATGGGATGACTTAAGACTAAATTCGCCAGCGATCTTCCCAGCTCAGGTAGCACGGGACGCCCAATCAATAAGAGAGTGGATGAATACGCATGATGCTGAGCTCCAGCAGATCACCTATTTGCCATTATTCAATTATGCCACTCTTCCTCCTGAGATAGGAAAATTTAGAGGCCTAACCCGGCTTGATATCTCAATAGTGCAAAATAACGAATTTGCCGCACCTTATATGCTTCTGCGCACTCTTCCTGACGAACTTGCAAATTTGACAAATCTCACACGGTTAACAATTCGCGTGTCGGATTTTGAGTCGATCCCAGAGGTGCTAAGCAGGGTTAATGCGACTGTAACAATTGAACGCAACCTGACACGTGATGGTAACCTAAGGCGTGCGATTCTGCCCGAGTCTGTGGCTCGTCAGCACTGCAGCGGCATCATGTCGCATTTAAGAGAGTTTCACTGGGGAGCAATTGGCCGTGCGGCTCGTCGTGTAAATATTGGAGACGAAGAATTTCCTCTATTTATGGGACTAAAACGTCCGCAGGAGTTGGCTGAGATTCCCTTCTTTCTCTGGTTTAGAGATACCTTCTCTATTCCTTACTTGCACCAGTTAGGGGACCCGTTTTTCAATACGATGTATGTGATTGAAAACACGTTGCGCGAATTAATAGAGCGCGTACCTTTTTTAGAAATCCCCGTTGGAATCGCAATGATGGTGGGCATTGCAGCTACGGGCCTCACCTTCCTGCCTCCCATGTTTCTTCTCAACCTGCCCATCTTACTCTTTAACCTCCTGCTCGACTACACCGTCCAGCCGGCCGTCACCCTCTGCAGAAGTCTCCTCGGCTATAACCCGATGGTCCGGCTTCCCGCTTAG
- a CDS encoding MFS transporter, whose amino-acid sequence MFKMFKSQSRFWSACLGNLFEHYDTALFGFLSPFLAPLFFPKQDPITALILTYSMIPMGMLARPIGSLVFGYIGDRYGRKNALFLTLSGMAVVSALIAACPTHAQVGFFAPALLCLGRILQNFLAAGETMGGAIFLLENTEEKHHDLLSSLYNASTIGGILLASAGAALLSYYHVIEGGWRLLYVFGCITALFGCLLRRNVEIPNAAEPSTPSITKTLKIFWEYRNSLLLIAIVSGLAYANYSVALVVMNGFVPLISDLTKEQMIALNTSLLVFDFAILPFFGWLASKVSREKVMIGSALAIAISAIPLFLLLKGATLLTVIGVRICFVVLGVSFFASFHAWSQQLIPPAHRYLLISFGYALGSQLFGGPTAALTLWAFKQTGSVSSAAWYWIALALTSSLGLLLAARSRQKALST is encoded by the coding sequence ATGTTTAAGATGTTTAAGTCGCAATCTCGTTTTTGGAGCGCCTGCTTAGGCAACCTGTTTGAACACTACGACACGGCGCTCTTCGGCTTCCTCTCGCCATTTCTCGCTCCCCTCTTCTTTCCCAAGCAGGATCCGATCACGGCGCTTATCCTCACCTACTCTATGATTCCGATGGGGATGCTTGCTCGTCCGATCGGTTCGCTCGTATTCGGTTACATCGGCGACAGATATGGACGCAAAAATGCACTCTTTTTAACTCTGAGCGGCATGGCTGTTGTCTCCGCACTCATCGCTGCATGCCCCACCCACGCCCAGGTTGGATTCTTTGCGCCGGCGCTTCTCTGCCTAGGAAGAATTTTGCAGAACTTCCTCGCTGCGGGCGAGACGATGGGAGGCGCGATCTTCCTTCTTGAGAATACGGAAGAGAAGCACCACGACCTCCTCAGCAGCCTCTACAACGCCTCTACAATCGGCGGAATCCTGCTCGCCTCTGCGGGCGCTGCACTTCTCAGCTACTACCATGTGATTGAAGGCGGCTGGCGCCTTCTCTATGTTTTTGGATGTATCACAGCCCTCTTCGGCTGCCTCCTGCGCAGAAATGTCGAGATTCCCAATGCAGCAGAGCCTTCCACACCCTCTATTACGAAGACACTCAAAATTTTCTGGGAGTATCGCAATAGCCTCCTGCTCATTGCAATCGTTTCAGGACTCGCTTATGCCAACTATTCGGTTGCGCTTGTAGTGATGAATGGTTTTGTTCCGCTGATCTCCGACCTCACAAAAGAGCAGATGATTGCGCTCAACACCTCGCTGCTCGTCTTCGACTTTGCGATCCTCCCCTTCTTTGGATGGCTCGCTTCGAAAGTCTCACGGGAGAAGGTGATGATCGGCTCTGCACTCGCCATTGCAATTAGTGCGATTCCCCTCTTTCTTCTTCTGAAGGGAGCCACGCTTCTCACTGTAATCGGCGTACGCATCTGCTTTGTTGTCCTGGGCGTCTCCTTCTTCGCTAGCTTCCACGCCTGGTCGCAGCAGCTCATTCCTCCTGCTCACCGCTACCTTCTGATCTCTTTTGGATATGCACTCGGATCGCAGCTCTTTGGAGGCCCCACTGCAGCCCTCACTCTCTGGGCATTCAAACAGACAGGCTCAGTCTCCAGTGCCGCCTGGTACTGGATCGCCCTCGCCCTCACCAGCAGCCTCGGCCTTCTCCTCGCCGCTCGCTCCCGCCAAAAAGCACTTTCAACTTGA
- the lysS gene encoding lysine--tRNA ligase produces the protein MSFPEPDYHQHEEFRNRSMKLAEIRQMGIDPYPHKYTPSTSIEDLLAKYNDKEVGHSEEAGNGATEKVTIAGRLVLFRAMGKNAFGQVQDGASRVQIMFNRDLTKVRGLDGKEEELTPLKFIEKKLDLGDIVGVEGHLFRTQKGELTIFAKEVTLLCKSLLPLPDKHAGIADVGVRHRKRWLDLISNPDVLQRFQMRSRILHFVRGYFQKQGFLEVETPILQHIYGGAEARPFVTELNALHQEMYLRIALELSLKKLVVGGMEKVFEISKVFRNEGIDRTHNPEFTMLEAYASYWDYNDMMVFTEKLFEEIALSLFNTTKIRVKTHSGDGETEIDMKTPWKRLTMKESIRVYASIDVDALTDEQLRAVLKEKGSVDPKVIAKATRGLLISHLFQELVEKHLIQPHHIIDHPIETTPLCKLHRDPKVRLENVVERFETFINGNEFCNSYSELNDPELQRHLLLSQAEKRLAGDEEAHPLDEEFIEAICQGMPPSAGVGIGMDRLVMLFTGASTIKEVLFFPLTRPEE, from the coding sequence ATGAGCTTTCCTGAGCCAGATTACCATCAGCATGAGGAGTTCCGCAATCGCAGCATGAAGCTGGCAGAGATTCGCCAGATGGGGATCGATCCCTACCCTCACAAGTATACGCCATCGACTTCGATCGAAGACCTACTCGCCAAATACAATGATAAAGAGGTGGGGCATAGCGAAGAGGCTGGAAATGGCGCAACCGAGAAGGTCACGATTGCAGGCAGGCTGGTTCTATTCAGAGCGATGGGAAAGAACGCTTTCGGACAGGTTCAAGATGGCGCATCGCGCGTGCAGATCATGTTCAACCGCGACCTAACAAAGGTGCGTGGATTAGATGGCAAAGAGGAGGAGCTCACTCCGCTTAAATTCATCGAGAAGAAGCTCGATTTAGGCGACATCGTGGGAGTTGAAGGACACCTCTTCCGCACACAGAAGGGCGAGCTTACGATCTTTGCTAAAGAGGTTACTCTTCTCTGCAAATCTCTACTTCCTCTGCCGGACAAGCACGCCGGAATCGCAGATGTGGGCGTTCGCCACCGCAAGCGCTGGCTCGACCTGATCAGCAACCCAGATGTTCTTCAGCGCTTTCAGATGCGAAGCCGCATCCTCCACTTTGTGCGCGGCTACTTTCAAAAGCAGGGATTTCTAGAAGTTGAAACTCCGATTCTGCAGCATATTTACGGCGGCGCAGAGGCCAGACCCTTTGTAACCGAATTAAATGCTCTACACCAGGAGATGTACCTGCGCATTGCGCTCGAGCTCTCACTAAAAAAACTGGTTGTCGGAGGAATGGAGAAGGTCTTTGAGATCAGCAAGGTCTTTCGCAATGAGGGTATCGACCGCACGCACAACCCAGAATTTACAATGCTGGAAGCCTACGCCTCCTACTGGGACTATAACGACATGATGGTCTTTACGGAGAAGCTCTTCGAAGAGATCGCTCTCTCCCTTTTCAACACCACAAAGATCCGCGTGAAGACCCACTCTGGCGACGGAGAGACCGAGATCGACATGAAGACCCCCTGGAAGCGGCTCACGATGAAAGAGAGCATCCGCGTCTATGCAAGTATCGATGTCGATGCGCTCACTGACGAGCAGCTAAGAGCAGTTTTAAAAGAGAAGGGGTCTGTAGATCCAAAGGTCATTGCGAAAGCAACGCGAGGTCTTCTGATCTCCCACCTCTTCCAAGAGCTTGTTGAGAAGCACCTAATTCAACCCCACCACATCATCGACCATCCGATCGAAACAACGCCTCTCTGTAAATTGCATCGCGATCCGAAAGTGCGCCTGGAAAACGTGGTTGAGCGCTTTGAGACCTTCATCAACGGAAATGAGTTCTGCAACTCCTACAGCGAATTAAACGACCCGGAGCTGCAGCGCCACCTTCTTCTCTCACAAGCCGAAAAGCGGCTTGCTGGAGATGAAGAGGCCCATCCCCTCGATGAGGAGTTTATCGAAGCGATCTGCCAGGGAATGCCACCAAGTGCCGGCGTAGGAATTGGAATGGACAGGCTCGTGATGCTCTTTACCGGAGCCTCCACGATCAAGGAGGTCCTCTTCTTCCCGCTGACTAGACCAGAGGAGTAG
- a CDS encoding cysteine--tRNA ligase, which translates to MNTILKIYNTETKAQEGIVGPTIKLYTCGPTVYNFAHIGNFRTYVFEDLLKRSLKFFGMEVIHVQNITDVEDKILITAKEKGLTLNQLTEPYIKAFFEDLEILKVEKADFYPRATDYIPEMVEIIEKLLESGAAYRGPDECIYYKISTFPTYGRLSHLNLATLKPGASERLSADEYEKESVCDFVLWKSYDAKRDGEVFWETSLGKGRPGWHIECSAMAMKILGETIDIHVGGIDNMFPHHENEIAQCEAFSGKQFVRHWIHCEHLLVDQKKMSKSLGNFYTLRDLIKKGYKGVEIRYMLLHAHYRSTLNFTFEGLDGMVHSLERLSDFVSRLQGIAHLEEANTTSSGAVHLVLQNALREFTQSLADDLNISSALAALFEMVRQINALADQNKVSKKDAEESLKLLHRINQVLAILPLEAEDEEIPKDLQDLLEKRQEARKTKNWALSDQCRDQILSRGYLIEDTPAGARLKKKRELSS; encoded by the coding sequence GTGAATACTATTCTAAAAATTTACAATACAGAGACGAAGGCGCAAGAGGGCATCGTGGGCCCTACGATTAAGTTGTACACCTGCGGCCCCACCGTCTACAACTTTGCCCATATTGGAAACTTCCGCACCTACGTCTTTGAAGACCTTCTGAAAAGAAGTCTAAAATTTTTTGGAATGGAGGTCATCCACGTCCAGAATATCACCGATGTAGAAGATAAGATACTCATCACGGCAAAAGAGAAGGGACTCACGCTCAATCAGCTCACCGAGCCCTACATTAAAGCTTTTTTTGAAGATCTAGAGATATTGAAAGTTGAGAAGGCGGACTTCTATCCCCGCGCAACAGACTACATCCCCGAGATGGTCGAGATCATCGAAAAGCTCCTTGAAAGTGGCGCCGCCTACCGCGGTCCCGACGAGTGCATCTACTACAAGATCTCCACCTTTCCCACCTATGGCCGACTCTCTCACCTAAATTTAGCTACCCTCAAACCAGGGGCTTCTGAACGCCTTAGCGCAGATGAGTATGAGAAGGAGAGCGTCTGTGATTTTGTTCTCTGGAAGAGCTACGACGCAAAACGAGATGGAGAGGTCTTCTGGGAGACCTCTCTTGGAAAAGGGCGCCCTGGATGGCATATCGAGTGCTCTGCCATGGCGATGAAGATTCTCGGTGAGACGATCGATATTCACGTGGGCGGAATTGATAACATGTTTCCCCACCATGAAAATGAGATCGCCCAGTGCGAAGCCTTCTCTGGAAAGCAGTTTGTGCGCCACTGGATCCACTGCGAGCACCTCCTTGTCGACCAGAAGAAGATGTCTAAGAGCTTGGGCAACTTCTACACGCTGCGCGATCTTATCAAGAAGGGGTACAAAGGCGTAGAGATCCGCTACATGCTTCTGCACGCGCACTACAGATCCACTCTCAACTTCACTTTCGAGGGACTGGATGGAATGGTGCACTCTTTGGAGAGGCTCTCAGACTTCGTCAGCCGCCTGCAGGGGATTGCGCATCTGGAAGAGGCTAATACTACTTCGAGTGGAGCTGTTCACCTCGTTCTGCAGAACGCGCTGCGCGAGTTTACACAGTCGCTTGCAGATGATTTAAACATCTCATCCGCGCTTGCTGCTCTCTTTGAGATGGTGAGGCAGATCAACGCACTTGCCGATCAGAATAAGGTCAGCAAAAAAGACGCCGAGGAGTCGCTGAAACTGCTGCATCGTATCAACCAAGTCCTCGCGATCTTGCCGCTTGAAGCCGAAGACGAGGAGATCCCCAAAGATCTCCAGGATCTTCTTGAAAAGAGGCAAGAGGCGCGCAAAACAAAAAACTGGGCGCTCTCCGATCAGTGCAGAGATCAGATTCTCTCTAGAGGCTATCTGATCGAAGACACCCCCGCGGGTGCGCGCCTCAAGAAAAAACGAGAGCTCTCATCATGA
- the priA gene encoding primosomal protein N', protein MSFASVLLDDGIDKPLDYKIPQEITGCGIGMRVMVPLRGRPKPGTIITLKETPEIANVQSILKLLSEKPAISPALFTLAEWMSRYYCTPMRRVLKVMTPPGMRKDAKKRTQLFITSLLSRPELASKCEEIRGKYPQQAQALDALLMHPKGLLLTDLLEKAQISNSPLQTLIKKKILHAEAIASERSPIDEQEVFATKPKELKGEQAEALQKISSSLHSGEFAAHLLFGVTGSGKTEVYIQAMEQALSLGKGVIFLVPEILLTSQTLERVRTRFSEKIALIHHRLSDGERHDTWRKIQDGTIRIVMGARSAIFSPMPDLGLIIVDEEHESAFKQQEEQPSYHAREVALMRAKIEKATVVLGSATPSLESYQNALQGKYQLSILSSRAEQSALAPVVLVDMRLEFAKAKGFTLFSERLIEAIKKRCRLGEQAILLLNRRGYHTSCLCASCGYIARCPNCDLALTYHLGEKILACHLCDHRLTPLRSCPECKAEETIKFKGAGTEMAERALHAVLPEVRTLRMDADTTRHKGSHELIFRQFRSGKADVLIGTQMVAKGLHLPSVTLVGVLNADSSLNIPDFRAQEKSFQLLTQVAGRAGRAELEGEVIVQTHMPEHDTMRLATAQNYEAFFQEELEVRKLFNFPPFSHLAKVVFSGSSQAKTQEALERFRSTLITNLPPSFQLMPVVACGHPKIQTRYRFQFLIKGSSPTLLSQKLKLTQQQLPPPPGDIRTLIDINPETTFF, encoded by the coding sequence ATGAGCTTCGCCTCTGTTCTTCTCGACGATGGCATCGACAAGCCTCTCGACTACAAGATCCCTCAAGAGATTACGGGATGCGGCATCGGCATGCGCGTGATGGTGCCTCTGCGCGGCAGGCCCAAGCCTGGCACGATCATCACCCTCAAAGAGACGCCCGAAATTGCAAATGTGCAGAGCATCTTAAAGCTCCTCTCCGAGAAGCCAGCGATCTCGCCCGCCCTCTTTACTCTTGCGGAGTGGATGTCGCGCTACTACTGCACTCCGATGCGGCGCGTTCTTAAAGTGATGACCCCGCCTGGCATGCGTAAAGATGCAAAAAAGCGCACGCAGCTCTTTATCACCTCTCTCCTTTCAAGACCGGAGCTCGCCTCAAAATGCGAAGAGATTAGAGGCAAGTACCCGCAGCAGGCGCAGGCGCTGGATGCTCTTCTCATGCACCCGAAAGGACTGCTTCTTACCGATCTTCTGGAAAAAGCGCAGATCTCAAACAGCCCTTTGCAGACGCTGATTAAGAAGAAGATTCTCCACGCAGAGGCGATCGCATCTGAGCGCTCTCCGATCGATGAGCAGGAGGTCTTTGCAACGAAGCCTAAAGAGTTAAAAGGCGAACAAGCGGAAGCTCTGCAAAAGATCAGCAGCAGTCTGCACAGCGGCGAGTTCGCCGCCCATCTTCTCTTCGGCGTAACGGGAAGCGGGAAGACCGAGGTCTACATCCAGGCGATGGAGCAGGCTCTCTCTCTTGGCAAGGGAGTGATCTTCCTCGTTCCGGAGATTCTCCTCACCTCGCAGACGCTGGAGCGCGTACGCACGCGCTTCTCTGAAAAAATTGCCCTGATCCACCACCGCTTAAGCGACGGAGAGAGGCACGACACCTGGCGCAAGATCCAAGATGGAACGATCCGCATCGTGATGGGCGCGCGCTCGGCTATTTTTAGCCCGATGCCAGATCTGGGACTTATCATCGTCGATGAGGAGCATGAGAGCGCATTCAAGCAGCAAGAGGAGCAGCCCTCATACCATGCGCGTGAGGTTGCTCTGATGCGCGCCAAGATCGAAAAGGCGACCGTTGTGCTTGGCAGCGCAACTCCCAGTTTAGAGAGCTACCAGAACGCTCTGCAGGGAAAGTATCAGCTCTCCATCCTCTCCAGCCGCGCCGAGCAGTCGGCACTTGCACCTGTGGTTCTCGTCGACATGCGTCTCGAATTTGCAAAAGCGAAGGGGTTCACCCTCTTCTCGGAAAGACTGATCGAAGCGATCAAAAAACGGTGCAGACTAGGCGAACAGGCGATCCTACTTCTCAACAGGCGCGGCTACCACACCTCCTGCCTCTGCGCCAGCTGTGGATACATTGCGCGCTGTCCCAACTGCGACCTTGCACTCACCTACCACCTAGGCGAGAAGATCCTCGCCTGCCACCTCTGCGACCATCGACTGACGCCGCTTCGCTCCTGTCCCGAATGTAAGGCGGAAGAGACGATCAAATTTAAGGGAGCGGGAACCGAGATGGCAGAGCGCGCCCTGCACGCGGTTCTACCAGAGGTGCGCACCCTCAGAATGGATGCGGACACCACGCGCCACAAGGGCAGCCACGAGCTCATCTTCAGACAATTTCGATCGGGAAAAGCAGATGTGCTTATCGGAACGCAGATGGTTGCCAAGGGGCTCCACCTCCCCTCGGTTACGCTTGTCGGCGTTCTCAATGCCGATAGCTCGCTGAATATCCCCGACTTCCGCGCTCAGGAGAAGTCGTTTCAACTCCTCACGCAGGTCGCAGGAAGAGCGGGAAGAGCCGAGCTTGAAGGAGAGGTGATCGTGCAAACCCACATGCCAGAACACGACACGATGCGCCTTGCAACGGCTCAGAACTACGAGGCCTTCTTCCAAGAAGAGCTGGAGGTGAGAAAACTTTTCAACTTCCCTCCCTTCTCGCATCTTGCAAAGGTCGTCTTCTCTGGCTCATCGCAAGCCAAGACCCAAGAGGCCTTAGAGCGATTTCGCTCTACCCTTATCACAAACCTGCCCCCCTCGTTCCAACTCATGCCCGTTGTCGCTTGTGGGCATCCTAAAATTCAGACCCGCTACCGCTTTCAGTTTCTGATCAAGGGCAGCAGTCCCACTCTCCTCTCCCAGAAGCTCAAGCTCACCCAGCAGCAGCTCCCTCCCCCTCCAGGTGACATCCGCACCCTCATCGACATCAACCCCGAAACCACCTTCTTCTAA